The bacterium genome contains a region encoding:
- a CDS encoding FAD-dependent oxidoreductase: MRERYDVGVIGGGSAGVAAALAAASGGARTLLVEASDRLGGNASLALVHTICGLYLPAKDDLPYFVHAGFPRRFSQKLCRNGVAGLPERAGRVFYLPIDPLGYARSLSEEVAAEAGLDVAHGALVESVEETAAGFHLQFGAEAAEVGLLIDASGDAAAALRLGAECSNDPGDGLQSPSYIVALEEVETAGLEGFARLQLSTALAGAVRHGELPEGCESVVIRPGLTPGEAYITLGVPKLPDRPYVPLDPGYRSVLEEQARHAAETVIEFLRNTREPFEKARVTGWPERVGLRETRRLRTRIELDAEDVLQGRRREDEVALSAWPIEMWRDHRRARFRHPSGPCGVPLGSLVSRSHERLGCAGRCMGGSQEALGALRVIGTALATGEAIGAAAALAADAGSTFAQVDPIAVRERTFSGAGGPK, encoded by the coding sequence ATGAGGGAGCGCTATGACGTCGGTGTCATCGGTGGTGGTTCCGCCGGCGTGGCAGCGGCCCTGGCGGCCGCGAGCGGCGGAGCGCGTACGCTGTTGGTCGAAGCCAGCGATCGCCTGGGGGGCAACGCCAGCCTTGCCCTGGTGCATACGATCTGCGGGCTCTACCTGCCAGCAAAGGATGATCTTCCCTATTTCGTTCACGCGGGGTTTCCGCGGAGGTTCTCCCAGAAGCTCTGTCGCAACGGCGTTGCCGGACTTCCGGAGCGCGCGGGCCGGGTCTTCTACCTGCCGATCGATCCGCTTGGTTATGCCCGCAGCCTCTCGGAGGAGGTAGCGGCCGAAGCAGGGTTGGACGTCGCGCACGGCGCCCTCGTCGAGAGCGTCGAGGAAACGGCCGCGGGCTTTCATCTGCAATTCGGCGCGGAGGCCGCGGAGGTGGGTCTGCTCATCGACGCCTCGGGGGACGCGGCGGCTGCATTGCGGCTCGGAGCGGAATGCAGCAACGATCCCGGTGACGGTTTGCAATCTCCTTCCTACATCGTCGCTCTCGAAGAGGTCGAGACGGCTGGCCTCGAGGGTTTTGCACGGCTGCAGCTGAGTACCGCATTGGCGGGAGCCGTACGACACGGTGAGCTCCCGGAGGGCTGCGAGTCCGTCGTCATCCGTCCCGGCCTCACGCCTGGCGAGGCCTACATCACGCTCGGAGTGCCGAAGCTCCCGGATCGTCCCTACGTTCCGCTCGATCCCGGTTACCGAAGTGTGCTCGAAGAGCAGGCCCGCCACGCAGCAGAGACGGTCATCGAGTTCCTGCGGAACACACGGGAGCCATTCGAAAAAGCACGTGTCACGGGCTGGCCCGAGCGCGTCGGCCTTCGAGAGACGCGTCGCCTCCGCACGCGCATCGAGCTGGATGCCGAAGACGTGCTGCAGGGCCGCCGTCGTGAGGACGAGGTTGCGCTCTCGGCCTGGCCGATCGAGATGTGGCGCGATCATCGCCGTGCGCGCTTCCGGCATCCATCCGGCCCCTGTGGTGTTCCCCTCGGTTCTCTCGTGAGCCGAAGTCATGAACGACTCGGCTGCGCGGGCCGGTGCATGGGCGGGAGCCAGGAAGCCCTGGGCGCATTGCGTGTGATCGGTACGGCCCTGGCCACCGGCGAGGCCATCGGTGCGGCCGCGGCGCTGGCGGCCGACGCGGGCAGCACGTTTGCCCAGGTGGATCCGATAGCCGTCAGGGAACGGACCTTCTCCGGAGCAGGGGGACCGAAATGA
- a CDS encoding acyl--CoA ligase, which yields MTESVLDAIRAQADEHPNAVAWIADRGEGGSEARCYAEMMQRVDAITIDLVAAGIGSGERWGLIAPQGEEFIEQALAILAANACLVPIPEDTAGPALEAFAERARLHGLVCLGRDGSLEMTAREAPGALDGQGDEAFRALHPAYLRFTSGTTHRRKGVILGHARILERLAAANRGLGIGPGDRILWLLPMAHHFVVSILLYLRFGATILLPKSSLAKDVLAFAGREEATVFYASPYHYNLMAKDAGEQQMRDVRLAISTAEGLRPEIAERFRARFDLPLRQALGIIEVGLPVIDLADPKPGALGRPLPDYDVWLRVDDGAALEESSPERTGEICIRGPGLFDAYLEPWTPSASVLEPDGFRTGDQGFFDSEGRLYLAGRRTNRINMAGMKFFSEEVEAVLDRLPGVRRSRVSAQAHPHLGEIPVAELELDEGADAPERKALMAHCRQHLATYKVPRKFDVVDALPLTATGKLERISDSREE from the coding sequence ATGACGGAGTCGGTCCTGGATGCCATTCGGGCGCAAGCGGACGAACACCCGAATGCCGTGGCTTGGATCGCCGATCGGGGGGAGGGTGGATCCGAGGCCCGGTGTTATGCCGAAATGATGCAACGGGTCGACGCGATCACGATCGATCTCGTCGCCGCAGGCATCGGGTCGGGCGAGCGCTGGGGGTTGATCGCGCCCCAGGGCGAGGAATTCATCGAGCAGGCGTTGGCGATTCTCGCCGCGAACGCATGTCTGGTCCCGATTCCCGAAGATACGGCGGGTCCGGCGCTCGAAGCCTTTGCCGAGCGCGCTCGCCTGCACGGCCTGGTGTGTCTCGGGCGGGACGGGAGCCTCGAGATGACGGCCCGAGAAGCACCGGGGGCACTCGATGGGCAGGGCGACGAGGCGTTTCGAGCGCTGCATCCGGCCTATCTGCGCTTCACGTCCGGAACCACCCACCGGCGGAAGGGAGTCATCCTCGGGCACGCAAGGATTCTGGAGCGTCTCGCGGCGGCCAACCGTGGCCTCGGCATCGGGCCGGGAGATCGCATCCTCTGGCTTCTGCCGATGGCCCACCACTTCGTGGTCTCGATCCTTCTCTACCTGCGCTTCGGGGCGACGATCCTGTTGCCGAAGAGTTCCCTGGCGAAGGATGTGCTGGCGTTTGCCGGGCGCGAAGAGGCGACCGTCTTCTACGCCTCTCCCTACCACTACAACCTGATGGCCAAGGATGCAGGCGAACAGCAGATGCGGGATGTCCGCCTGGCGATCTCCACGGCCGAAGGGTTGCGACCCGAAATCGCCGAGCGGTTTCGGGCGCGGTTCGATCTGCCCCTACGCCAGGCTCTTGGCATCATCGAGGTCGGTCTTCCCGTGATCGATCTCGCAGATCCGAAGCCGGGTGCGCTGGGCCGGCCCTTGCCTGACTACGATGTCTGGCTTCGTGTGGATGACGGCGCTGCCCTCGAGGAATCGTCACCCGAGCGCACCGGCGAAATCTGCATCCGCGGTCCGGGCCTCTTCGATGCCTACCTCGAACCGTGGACGCCTTCGGCCAGCGTGCTCGAGCCCGACGGCTTCCGCACCGGGGACCAGGGTTTCTTCGATTCTGAAGGCCGCTTGTACCTGGCCGGCCGGCGAACGAATCGCATCAACATGGCCGGCATGAAATTCTTCAGTGAAGAAGTCGAGGCGGTGCTCGACCGGCTTCCGGGAGTGCGCCGCAGTCGCGTCTCGGCACAGGCCCATCCCCACCTGGGCGAAATTCCCGTGGCGGAGCTCGAACTCGACGAAGGTGCCGACGCGCCGGAGCGCAAGGCTCTGATGGCCCATTGCCGGCAGCATCTCGCGACCTACAAAGTGCCGCGAAAGTTCGACGTCGTGGATGCGCTTCCCTTGACCGCGACAGGCAAACTCGAGCGGATTTCGGATTCACGGGAGGAATAA